A section of the Clostridium omnivorum genome encodes:
- a CDS encoding ABC-2 transporter permease, which produces MVNLIFKDILIQKKTVMYMLLYIVFAIFFMQGVGSNALYVLITVTIAFTVSSGAFAIDEKYGSEKVMASLPITRNQMVQARYLSVFVYAAASILIMALIGAVANLLNVQFIKLDYITLAVIKKILVSCVLVTSISYPVYFKFGYTKARIASFIIFFAFFTSVVTVAENVSDGDASSFLSFINGLSSGSLQLVGGLVLLLIFVVSYFISINCYESKEL; this is translated from the coding sequence ATGGTTAATTTAATTTTTAAGGATATTCTTATACAAAAGAAAACTGTTATGTATATGCTTTTGTATATAGTGTTTGCTATATTTTTTATGCAAGGAGTAGGCTCCAATGCATTATATGTATTAATTACAGTTACCATTGCTTTTACAGTATCTTCAGGAGCTTTTGCCATAGATGAAAAGTATGGAAGTGAAAAAGTTATGGCAAGTCTTCCTATTACAAGGAATCAAATGGTTCAAGCTAGGTATTTATCTGTTTTCGTATATGCAGCAGCTTCAATTTTGATAATGGCTTTAATTGGAGCAGTAGCTAATTTGTTAAATGTACAGTTTATAAAGCTAGATTATATTACGCTAGCAGTTATAAAGAAAATATTAGTTTCCTGTGTGCTTGTAACCAGTATTAGCTACCCAGTGTATTTTAAGTTTGGATATACTAAAGCAAGAATTGCTAGCTTTATTATTTTCTTTGCATTTTTTACATCAGTAGTTACAGTGGCTGAAAATGTAAGTGATGGAGATGCGTCTTCATTTTTAAGCTTTATAAATGGTCTATCTAGTGGTAGTCTTCAGCTTGTGGGAGGGTTAGTGCTACTATTAATCTTCGTAGTATCATACTTTATTTCTATTAACTGCTATGAAAGCAAAGAATTATAG
- a CDS encoding tryptophan transporter, with protein MNLRKLVLSSLLLAIGLILHQIVPAIFMGMKPDFFLSMMFIAIFLGDDYKLALIVGAAAGIFTALTTTFPGGQVANIVDKLVTCNVVFILYRLTKNKLNSQVQMAIIAFIGTLISGLVFLGTALLFFGLPAPFSALVLTVVAPAALINTAACLVLYNAVSLALKRISY; from the coding sequence ATGAATTTAAGAAAATTAGTTTTAAGCTCACTACTGCTGGCCATAGGATTAATACTCCATCAAATAGTTCCAGCCATATTTATGGGCATGAAACCAGACTTTTTTTTAAGCATGATGTTCATTGCAATTTTTCTGGGCGATGACTATAAATTAGCTCTAATTGTAGGTGCTGCTGCAGGTATATTTACTGCACTAACTACTACTTTCCCAGGTGGTCAAGTCGCTAACATTGTTGATAAACTAGTAACCTGTAACGTTGTATTTATACTATATAGGCTTACTAAAAACAAGTTAAATTCTCAAGTTCAAATGGCTATTATAGCCTTTATTGGAACTCTAATTAGTGGGCTTGTATTTTTAGGAACAGCCCTACTATTCTTTGGACTTCCAGCGCCTTTCTCAGCCTTAGTATTAACTGTTGTCGCCCCTGCAGCCTTGATAAATACAGCAGCATGTTTAGTCCTCTATAATGCTGTTTCCCTTGCTCTGAAGAGAATTAGCTATTAG
- a CDS encoding carbon starvation CstA family protein translates to MNSIVLVIIGLLVLIIAYRTYGAFIAAKVLALDESKKVPSEVHNDGRDYVPTNKWVLLGHHFAAIAGAGPLIGPVLAAQFGFLPGTLWILIGGVLAGAVHDIVVLFASVRHDGQSIAEIAKIYFGKKMGLVTSIAVLFILIITMAGLGIPVVNSLYNSPWGTFTVGFTIPVAILVGIYLKFIRPGKIGEATLIGMALILVGVIAGPYIEHTALARYLTFSAKQMSLILAVYGFLAAALPVWLLLLPRDYLSTYMKIGVIGALALGIIFVRPVLQMPAVTQFVHGGGPVIPGKVFPFLFITIACGALSGFHALIGSGTTPKLISNERDILPIGYGAMLLESFIALMALIAATVLPTADYFAINSLPAAFAKLNMVPHELGFLSKLVGENLAGRPGGSVSLAVGMSYVFYKIPGLSHLMAYWYHFCIMFEALFILTTIDAGTRIGRYLLQDLFGQAYKPLANKNSWFNIIFFSALMSASWGYLLYTGNISTIWPLFGVANQTLAAIAFAIGTTVIIKMGKQKYAMITIIPMIFIAIVTLSASFTNIFTNYLPNNKTILAVLSGILILMLLVIIAESIKVWIKEIKKINMAIKDNEVA, encoded by the coding sequence ATGAATTCTATAGTATTAGTTATTATTGGACTTTTAGTGCTGATTATCGCTTACAGAACTTATGGGGCTTTTATTGCAGCAAAAGTACTGGCCCTTGATGAAAGCAAAAAAGTACCTTCTGAAGTTCACAACGATGGAAGAGACTATGTGCCTACAAATAAATGGGTGCTTCTTGGACATCACTTTGCAGCTATTGCTGGTGCTGGACCACTAATAGGACCAGTACTTGCAGCACAATTTGGTTTTCTTCCCGGTACACTATGGATATTGATTGGCGGAGTACTTGCTGGTGCTGTACATGACATTGTAGTACTGTTTGCTTCAGTTAGACATGATGGACAATCCATAGCAGAAATCGCAAAAATTTATTTTGGAAAGAAAATGGGCTTAGTAACTTCAATAGCGGTATTATTTATTCTTATAATAACTATGGCTGGTCTAGGAATACCAGTTGTTAATTCACTTTATAACAGCCCATGGGGTACTTTCACAGTAGGATTTACCATCCCAGTTGCTATATTAGTGGGCATATATTTAAAATTTATACGTCCTGGTAAAATAGGAGAGGCTACGCTTATAGGTATGGCATTAATCCTGGTTGGAGTTATTGCTGGTCCTTATATTGAGCACACTGCTCTAGCTAGATATTTAACATTCTCTGCTAAACAGATGTCACTTATCCTTGCGGTTTACGGCTTCCTTGCAGCAGCGCTTCCAGTTTGGCTATTACTTTTACCAAGAGACTATCTAAGCACATATATGAAAATCGGTGTTATCGGTGCTTTAGCGTTAGGTATCATTTTTGTAAGACCTGTACTACAAATGCCTGCAGTTACACAATTTGTACACGGAGGCGGACCTGTTATTCCAGGTAAAGTATTTCCATTCTTATTTATTACCATTGCCTGCGGTGCACTATCAGGCTTCCATGCTCTAATTGGTTCGGGAACCACCCCTAAGCTTATTAGCAATGAAAGAGATATCCTTCCAATTGGCTATGGAGCTATGCTTCTTGAATCATTTATAGCTTTAATGGCACTTATAGCAGCTACAGTACTTCCAACAGCTGATTACTTTGCAATCAACTCACTGCCAGCAGCCTTTGCAAAACTAAATATGGTGCCTCATGAATTAGGCTTCTTATCTAAGCTAGTTGGTGAAAACCTTGCTGGAAGACCAGGTGGATCAGTTTCTTTAGCAGTAGGTATGTCCTATGTATTTTATAAAATCCCTGGATTAAGTCATCTAATGGCATACTGGTACCACTTCTGCATTATGTTCGAAGCACTATTTATATTAACAACTATCGATGCAGGAACAAGAATAGGTAGATATCTGCTTCAAGATTTATTTGGACAAGCTTATAAACCATTAGCCAATAAAAATTCTTGGTTTAATATAATCTTCTTCAGCGCCTTAATGTCAGCATCCTGGGGATATCTATTATACACAGGAAATATATCTACAATATGGCCATTGTTTGGTGTAGCTAATCAAACTCTAGCAGCTATAGCCTTTGCCATAGGTACAACCGTAATAATAAAAATGGGCAAGCAAAAATATGCTATGATAACTATAATACCAATGATATTTATAGCAATAGTAACGCTTTCCGCATCCTTTACAAATATATTTACAAATTATTTGCCAAATAATAAAACTATTTTAGCAGTGCTTTCAGGAATATTAATATTAATGCTTTTAGTAATAATTGCTGAAAGTATAAAGGTTTGGATTAAGGAAATTAAAAAAATTAATATGGCCATAAAAGATAATGAAGTAGCTTAA
- a CDS encoding ABC-2 transporter permease: MYNLVIKEFLLQKKYMIIYVLYGIGIAAAACFTPGIVSNFFYVFYITTASYLSVMYSNGYEMKGQSEVMLNSLPVNREQIINAKYIYLQILIILYSILILIFSFIARVININSTAAFNINMYVISFIVLGLVFSIYYPLYFKLGREKLRVVTLFFYLIIFISPEFYSKAARNPEKYHLVKVLTFVTDNTDLVLISLSAVVILLLIASSSISTRIYKNKEF, translated from the coding sequence ATGTATAATTTAGTGATTAAGGAGTTTTTACTTCAAAAAAAGTATATGATAATTTATGTACTTTATGGAATAGGAATAGCAGCAGCAGCTTGTTTTACGCCAGGCATAGTTTCCAATTTCTTTTATGTTTTTTATATAACCACAGCTTCCTATTTATCCGTTATGTATTCTAATGGATATGAAATGAAGGGGCAAAGCGAAGTAATGCTGAACAGTCTGCCAGTTAATAGAGAGCAAATAATAAATGCAAAATATATATATCTACAAATTCTTATAATATTATATTCCATTTTAATACTGATTTTTTCCTTTATTGCAAGAGTTATCAATATAAATAGTACGGCCGCATTTAACATTAATATGTATGTTATTAGCTTCATAGTACTTGGTTTAGTATTTTCTATTTATTATCCTCTGTATTTTAAACTAGGAAGAGAAAAACTTAGAGTAGTTACATTATTTTTCTACTTAATAATATTTATATCTCCTGAATTTTATAGCAAAGCAGCAAGAAATCCTGAAAAGTATCACTTAGTTAAGGTTCTTACTTTTGTAACTGATAATACAGATTTGGTTTTGATTAGTTTGTCTGCCGTTGTTATATTACTTTTAATTGCATCCAGCAGCATATCTACTAGAATATATAAAAATAAGGAGTTTTAG